Proteins encoded within one genomic window of Streptomyces sp. NBC_00523:
- a CDS encoding MarR family winged helix-turn-helix transcriptional regulator, whose translation MTHVSGAAPDPTAEEVANQLASVVGRLLRRLRSSSSESLLTPTQRSVLARLDDGGAATTADLARAEFVRPQSMRLTLGALETQGLVAREPDPADGRKSVMTVTDAGRATLAQVRAAKRNWLAEAVAAELDGHERRTVAEAVALIERLVGS comes from the coding sequence ATGACGCACGTATCCGGGGCGGCCCCCGACCCCACAGCCGAAGAGGTGGCGAACCAGCTGGCCTCCGTGGTCGGCCGGCTGCTGCGGCGGCTGCGTTCCTCCTCGTCGGAGTCGCTGCTGACGCCGACCCAGCGCTCGGTGCTGGCCCGGCTGGACGACGGGGGCGCCGCGACCACCGCGGACCTGGCCCGCGCCGAATTCGTCCGCCCGCAGTCCATGCGGCTGACTCTGGGCGCGCTGGAGACGCAGGGGCTGGTCGCGCGGGAGCCGGACCCGGCCGACGGGCGGAAGTCCGTCATGACGGTCACGGACGCGGGGCGCGCGACGCTCGCCCAGGTCCGGGCCGCCAAGCGGAACTGGCTGGCCGAGGCCGTCGCCGCCGAGCTGGACGGGCACGAGCGGCGGACCGTCGCCGAGGCCGTGGCCCTCATCGAACGCCTGGTCGGTTCGTGA
- a CDS encoding MFS transporter, which translates to MLPGAVRAAARPDRTEPGPGFSARLTAPLLLGSLLNPLNTTMISTALVAIGHHFSVGAADTAWLISVLYLASAVAQPVLGRLADVFGPRRVFLAGLVVVVASGLIGTFAQGFGELIVSRLLLGIGTSAAYPAAMAVLRDESARIGRPTPRPVLARLSFAALGSAAVGPTLGGLLVMTAGWRGIFAVNVPVALIALGAALLWIPADPPRARTAGGPAPRLGLDPLGIGLFATALTVLAFFLLDLAHPVWWLLAPFAALTAALVWWQLRAPAPFIDLRMLAGNGALSRTYLRHGVSYLLIYCVMYGYTQWLEEARGYSSGHTGLLMLPMSVAALVCSLLGARTKGIRGPLVLACVLLTAGAGTLFLLSGDTPVAVLLLAGACFGIPQGLIGTSNQAAVQAYAPPASVGSAAGLQRTAQYIGAITASSLIALAYGQSAGDRGLHLMAAVAAVLGVLLIVLTVTDRALRGRT; encoded by the coding sequence GTGCTCCCCGGGGCGGTACGCGCGGCGGCCCGCCCGGACCGGACGGAGCCCGGCCCCGGTTTCAGCGCCCGGCTCACCGCCCCGCTGCTGCTCGGCTCGCTGCTCAACCCGCTGAACACCACCATGATCTCCACCGCGCTGGTGGCGATCGGACACCACTTCTCCGTCGGCGCCGCCGACACCGCCTGGCTGATCTCCGTCCTCTACCTCGCCAGCGCCGTCGCCCAGCCCGTTCTGGGCCGCCTCGCCGACGTTTTCGGGCCGCGCCGGGTCTTCCTCGCCGGTCTCGTCGTGGTCGTCGCCTCCGGTCTGATCGGCACCTTCGCGCAGGGCTTCGGCGAGCTGATCGTGTCGCGGCTGCTGCTCGGCATCGGTACGTCGGCGGCCTACCCGGCCGCCATGGCGGTGCTGCGCGACGAGTCGGCCCGGATCGGGCGGCCGACCCCGCGCCCGGTGCTGGCCCGGCTCTCGTTCGCCGCGCTCGGCAGTGCGGCGGTCGGGCCCACGCTCGGCGGGCTGCTCGTCATGACGGCCGGCTGGCGCGGGATCTTCGCCGTCAACGTGCCGGTGGCGCTGATCGCCCTCGGCGCGGCCCTGCTCTGGATCCCCGCCGACCCGCCCCGCGCCCGCACGGCCGGCGGCCCGGCGCCCCGGCTGGGGCTCGATCCGCTCGGCATCGGCCTCTTCGCGACCGCGCTCACCGTCCTGGCCTTCTTCCTGCTCGACCTCGCGCACCCGGTGTGGTGGCTGCTCGCGCCGTTCGCCGCGCTGACCGCCGCCCTCGTGTGGTGGCAGCTGCGGGCACCCGCCCCCTTCATCGACCTGCGGATGCTCGCGGGCAACGGGGCTCTCTCGCGTACGTACCTCCGGCACGGCGTCAGCTACCTGCTGATCTACTGCGTGATGTACGGATACACGCAGTGGCTGGAGGAGGCCCGGGGCTACTCCTCCGGGCACACCGGACTCCTCATGCTGCCGATGTCCGTCGCCGCGCTGGTGTGCTCGCTGCTCGGCGCCCGTACGAAAGGCATCCGGGGCCCGCTCGTCCTGGCCTGCGTCCTGCTCACCGCCGGAGCCGGAACGCTCTTCCTGCTGTCCGGCGACACACCGGTCGCCGTCCTGCTGCTCGCCGGGGCCTGCTTCGGCATCCCGCAGGGGCTCATCGGCACCAGCAACCAGGCGGCCGTGCAGGCCTACGCGCCGCCCGCCTCCGTCGGCTCGGCCGCCGGCCTCCAGCGCACCGCCCAGTACATCGGGGCGATCACCGCCTCCAGCCTCATCGCCCTGGCCTACGGACAGTCGGCCGGCGACCGGGGGCTGCATCTGATGGCCGCCGTCGCAGCCGTCCTGGGCGTCCTGCTCATCGTCCTCACCGTCACCGACCGCGCCCTGCGCGGGCGTACCTGA
- a CDS encoding isochorismatase family protein, with translation MTATVLDPQTALIVVDLQKGITGLPTAHPSAGVIANAATLADAFRAKGLPVVLVRVTGGAPGRNEGPARSGKPAADWAEIVPEMGPREGDIIVTKQQWGAFYGTDLDLQLRRRGVTQVVVAGIATSIGVESTARSAHEHGYHVTLATDAMTDMSGEAHDNSLQRIFPRLGETGTTDEIVKLLG, from the coding sequence ATGACCGCCACCGTCCTCGACCCCCAGACCGCCCTGATCGTCGTCGACCTCCAGAAGGGCATCACCGGACTGCCCACCGCCCACCCCTCCGCCGGTGTCATCGCGAACGCCGCGACTCTCGCCGACGCCTTCCGGGCCAAGGGCCTGCCCGTGGTCCTCGTCCGCGTCACCGGCGGCGCCCCCGGCCGCAACGAGGGCCCGGCCCGGTCCGGGAAGCCGGCCGCCGACTGGGCCGAGATCGTGCCCGAGATGGGCCCGCGCGAGGGCGACATCATCGTCACCAAGCAGCAGTGGGGCGCCTTCTACGGCACCGACCTCGACCTCCAGCTGCGCCGCCGGGGCGTCACCCAGGTCGTGGTGGCCGGCATCGCGACCAGCATCGGCGTCGAGTCCACCGCCCGCTCCGCGCACGAGCACGGCTACCACGTCACGCTCGCCACGGACGCGATGACCGACATGAGCGGCGAGGCCCACGACAACAGCCTGCAGCGGATCTTCCCGCGCCTCGGCGAGACCGGCACGACCGACGAGATCGTCAAGCTCCTCGGCTGA
- a CDS encoding ABC transporter family substrate-binding protein gives MSHVGVPRGTARKRRIPALLTAGVLTLPALAGCSSGEKDTAAVAAVPQDVARAARAQVADGGKVTWAIDALPATFNAFQADADSATGRITGALLPTLFPLDAQGRPQLNPDYLESAKVTETEPRQVVVYRLNQQAVWSDGRGIGAPDFVAQWRALSGKDSAFWTARNAGYERIEKIERGHDDLEVKVTFAKPYADWRSLFSPLYPKQVTGSPDAFNDGARTSLTATAGPFRLREVDKKTGSVTLTRDPRWWGGRAKLDSLVFKAVKPEDRTDALAEGAVDIADIDSTTAHRIAEAAREGAAGAPPASGPGAAQGPADALRSWAVAHGTDEEAAEEEQEARDDKAKAADAYATEQSGLRAFVVRKSLEPAYTQLALNGETGPLADDRVRRAVARALDRQELADTVLKPLGLPAQPLGSHLAVAGQPAYRDGSDALGKQDTEQAQALLADAGWTREGALSRSDGTKAGSEGEKKKDAEKDAEKKGSAGKDADDGKGNRAAGEPVADDGLYIVGDDKPGAPGTHVLAPAPDAAAQSVALLRQAGYLGSTGTSEDARDAIRAQDRQPGGAAGAYAPAGTAAPAEAADTARGPLGKNGKPLSLRFVLPSGPGSAGLRSVGEKIAAMLDTIGIRTEITKVSDDSYFRDHVASGDYDMALYSWPATAYPATDDRPIYAKPLPASDGSLLVEQNYTRVGTDHIDQLFDQAASELDEKAARDLMRKADARIWAAAGSIPLFQRPQLVATGKQLVNVGAFGLGVPHYQDIGYKAPQAAGAPADRKK, from the coding sequence ATGTCCCACGTCGGAGTCCCGCGCGGGACGGCCCGAAAGAGGCGCATCCCCGCCCTCCTCACCGCAGGCGTCCTCACCCTCCCCGCGCTGGCCGGATGCAGCTCGGGCGAGAAGGACACCGCGGCCGTCGCCGCCGTACCGCAGGACGTGGCCCGCGCCGCCCGCGCCCAGGTCGCCGACGGGGGCAAGGTCACCTGGGCGATCGACGCGCTCCCCGCCACCTTCAACGCCTTCCAGGCGGACGCCGACAGCGCCACCGGCCGGATCACCGGCGCCCTGCTGCCGACGCTCTTCCCGCTCGACGCCCAGGGCCGGCCGCAGCTCAACCCGGACTACCTCGAATCCGCGAAGGTGACCGAGACCGAGCCCCGCCAGGTCGTCGTCTACCGCCTCAACCAGCAGGCCGTCTGGAGCGACGGCCGCGGGATCGGCGCCCCGGACTTCGTCGCCCAGTGGCGCGCGCTCAGCGGCAAGGACTCCGCGTTCTGGACCGCCCGCAACGCCGGGTACGAACGCATCGAGAAGATCGAGCGCGGCCACGACGACCTGGAGGTCAAGGTCACCTTCGCCAAGCCGTACGCGGACTGGCGCTCGCTGTTCTCACCGCTCTACCCGAAGCAGGTGACGGGATCCCCGGACGCCTTCAACGACGGCGCCCGCACCAGCCTCACGGCGACGGCCGGGCCGTTCCGGCTGCGCGAGGTGGACAAGAAGACCGGCTCCGTCACGCTGACCCGCGACCCGCGCTGGTGGGGCGGCCGCGCCAAGCTGGACTCGCTGGTCTTCAAGGCCGTCAAGCCCGAGGACCGCACCGACGCGCTGGCCGAGGGCGCCGTCGACATCGCCGACATCGACTCCACCACCGCCCACCGCATCGCCGAGGCCGCCCGCGAGGGCGCGGCCGGCGCACCGCCCGCAAGCGGCCCCGGCGCCGCGCAGGGACCGGCGGACGCCCTGCGCTCCTGGGCCGTGGCGCACGGCACCGACGAGGAGGCGGCCGAGGAGGAGCAGGAGGCGCGGGACGACAAGGCCAAGGCCGCCGACGCGTACGCCACCGAGCAGAGCGGGCTGCGCGCCTTCGTGGTCCGCAAGTCCCTGGAGCCCGCCTACACCCAGCTCGCGCTGAACGGCGAGACCGGGCCGCTCGCCGACGACCGGGTGCGCCGGGCCGTCGCCCGCGCCCTGGACCGCCAGGAGCTCGCCGACACCGTGCTGAAGCCGCTCGGACTGCCTGCGCAGCCGCTCGGCAGCCACCTCGCCGTCGCCGGGCAGCCCGCGTACCGGGACGGCAGCGACGCGCTCGGCAAGCAGGACACCGAGCAGGCGCAGGCGCTGCTCGCCGACGCGGGCTGGACGCGCGAGGGCGCGCTGAGCCGGAGCGACGGCACCAAGGCCGGCAGCGAGGGCGAGAAGAAGAAGGACGCGGAGAAGGACGCCGAGAAGAAGGGGAGCGCCGGGAAGGACGCGGACGACGGCAAGGGGAACCGCGCCGCGGGCGAGCCCGTCGCCGACGACGGCCTCTACATCGTCGGCGACGACAAGCCCGGCGCCCCCGGCACCCACGTCCTCGCCCCGGCCCCCGACGCCGCCGCGCAGAGCGTCGCGCTGCTGCGCCAGGCCGGGTACCTCGGCTCCACGGGCACCTCGGAGGACGCCCGGGACGCGATCCGGGCCCAGGACCGGCAGCCCGGCGGCGCCGCCGGGGCCTACGCGCCCGCGGGGACCGCCGCGCCCGCCGAGGCGGCCGACACCGCGCGCGGTCCGCTCGGCAAGAACGGCAAGCCGCTGAGCCTGCGCTTCGTCCTGCCGTCCGGGCCCGGCTCGGCCGGTCTGCGCAGCGTCGGCGAGAAGATCGCCGCGATGCTCGACACGATCGGCATCCGCACCGAGATCACCAAGGTCTCCGACGACAGCTACTTCCGCGACCACGTGGCCTCCGGCGACTACGACATGGCCCTGTACTCCTGGCCCGCCACCGCCTACCCGGCCACCGACGACCGCCCGATCTACGCCAAGCCGCTGCCCGCGTCGGACGGCTCGCTGCTGGTGGAGCAGAACTACACCCGCGTCGGCACGGACCACATCGACCAGCTCTTCGACCAGGCGGCGTCGGAGCTGGACGAGAAGGCCGCCCGGGACCTCATGCGCAAGGCGGACGCCCGGATCTGGGCCGCCGCAGGATCGATTCCCCTCTTCCAGCGCCCCCAGCTCGTCGCCACCGGCAAGCAGCTCGTGAACGTCGGCGCCTTCGGCCTCGGCGTCCCGCACTACCAGGACATCGGCTACAAGGCCCCGCAGGCGGCGGGCGCCCCGGCCGACCGGAAGAAGTAG
- the typA gene encoding translational GTPase TypA: MPTRHDIRNVAIVAHVDHGKTTIVDAMLKQAGSFAAHAAESLDDRMMDSNDLEREKGITILAKNTAVKYHPKDGGDVITINIIDTPGHADFGGEVERGLSMVDAVVLLVDASEGPLPQTRFVLRKALQQRLPVILCINKTDRPDSRIDEVVNETYDLFLDLDADEEQIEFPIVYACGRDGIASLTKPEDGTVPADSTSLEPFFSAILEHVPAPTYEEDAPLQAHVTNLDADNFLGRIALLRVEEGELRKGQTVAWIKRDGSIQNVRITELMMTEALTRKPAEVAGPGDICAVAGIPEIMIGETLADPENPVALPLITVDEPAISMTIGTNTSPLVGRGGTGKGADAKAAVKDRKVTARQVKDRLDRELIGNVSLRVLDTERPDAWEVQGRGELALAILVEQMRREGFEMTIGKPQVVTKDVDGKTHEPVERMTIDVPEEHMGAVTQLMGIRKGRMDNMSNHGSGWVRMEFVVPSRGLIGFRTEFLTNTRGTGIAHSIHEGHEPWFGTLTTRNNGSLVADRAGAVTAFAMTNLQERGVLFTDPGTEVYEGMIVGENSRADDMDVNITKEKKLTNMRSSSADSFEAIVPPRKLSLEQSLEFCRDDECVEVTPEAVRIRKVVLDQKERNRSASRAKHG, translated from the coding sequence ATGCCCACGCGCCACGACATCCGTAACGTAGCCATCGTCGCCCACGTCGACCACGGCAAGACGACCATCGTCGATGCCATGCTCAAGCAGGCCGGCTCCTTCGCCGCGCACGCCGCCGAGTCGCTCGACGACCGCATGATGGACTCGAACGACCTGGAGCGTGAGAAGGGCATCACGATCCTGGCCAAGAACACGGCCGTGAAGTACCACCCCAAGGATGGCGGCGACGTCATCACCATCAACATCATCGACACCCCCGGCCACGCCGACTTCGGTGGCGAGGTCGAGCGCGGCCTGTCGATGGTGGACGCGGTCGTGCTTCTGGTCGACGCCTCAGAGGGCCCGCTCCCGCAGACCCGCTTCGTGCTGCGCAAGGCGCTCCAGCAGCGGCTGCCCGTCATCCTGTGCATCAACAAGACGGACCGCCCCGACTCCCGGATCGACGAGGTCGTCAACGAGACCTACGACCTCTTCCTCGACCTGGACGCGGACGAGGAGCAGATCGAGTTCCCGATCGTCTACGCGTGCGGCCGTGACGGCATCGCCTCGCTGACGAAGCCGGAGGACGGCACCGTCCCGGCGGACTCCACCAGCCTGGAGCCGTTCTTCTCCGCGATCCTGGAGCACGTCCCGGCCCCGACGTACGAGGAGGACGCGCCGCTCCAGGCCCACGTCACCAACCTCGACGCCGACAACTTCCTCGGCCGCATCGCGCTCCTCCGCGTCGAGGAGGGCGAGCTGCGCAAGGGCCAGACCGTCGCCTGGATCAAGCGCGACGGCTCGATCCAGAACGTGCGCATCACCGAGCTGATGATGACCGAGGCGCTCACCCGCAAGCCCGCCGAGGTGGCCGGCCCCGGTGACATCTGCGCCGTCGCCGGCATCCCGGAGATCATGATCGGTGAGACGCTCGCCGACCCGGAGAACCCGGTCGCGCTGCCCCTGATCACGGTGGACGAGCCCGCGATCTCGATGACCATCGGCACCAACACCTCGCCGCTCGTCGGCCGGGGCGGCACCGGCAAGGGCGCGGACGCCAAGGCCGCGGTCAAGGACCGCAAGGTCACCGCCCGCCAGGTCAAGGACCGCCTGGACCGCGAGCTGATCGGTAACGTCTCGCTGCGCGTCCTGGACACCGAGCGCCCCGACGCCTGGGAGGTGCAGGGCCGCGGTGAGCTGGCGCTGGCCATCCTGGTCGAGCAGATGCGCCGCGAGGGCTTCGAGATGACCATCGGCAAGCCCCAGGTGGTCACCAAGGACGTCGACGGCAAGACCCACGAGCCCGTCGAGCGCATGACGATCGACGTGCCCGAGGAGCACATGGGCGCCGTCACGCAGCTCATGGGCATCCGCAAGGGCCGCATGGACAACATGTCGAACCACGGTTCCGGCTGGGTCCGCATGGAGTTCGTCGTCCCGTCCCGCGGCCTCATCGGCTTCCGTACGGAGTTCCTGACGAACACCCGCGGTACGGGTATCGCGCACTCCATCCACGAGGGCCACGAGCCGTGGTTCGGCACCCTGACGACCCGTAACAACGGTTCGCTGGTCGCCGACCGCGCCGGTGCCGTCACCGCCTTCGCGATGACGAACCTCCAGGAGCGCGGCGTGCTGTTCACCGACCCCGGCACCGAGGTGTACGAGGGCATGATCGTCGGCGAGAACTCCCGCGCCGACGACATGGACGTGAACATCACCAAGGAGAAGAAGCTCACGAACATGCGGTCCTCGTCGGCCGACTCCTTCGAGGCGATCGTCCCGCCGCGCAAGCTCTCGCTGGAGCAGTCCCTGGAGTTCTGCCGCGACGACGAGTGCGTCGAGGTGACCCCGGAGGCCGTCCGCATCCGCAAGGTCGTCCTCGACCAGAAGGAGCGCAACCGCAGCGCGTCGCGCGCCAAGCACGGCTGA
- a CDS encoding peptide ABC transporter substrate-binding protein, protein MRGAKSAKWVAGAAIIALAATACGGGDDDADKGSKTAKGAVNPDGIFSVEVGEPQNPLQPANTMESNGSIVTDAIFSQLVDYDASGKLEMINAESVDTKDSKLWTVKLKKDWKFHDGTPVTAESYIKAWNWAANIKNDQTNASWFGDIKGYADVHPEDAKAKPKSDTMSGLKKVDDYTFTIELNAPLPYFSYKLGYTVFSPLPESFYADPKAAGEKPVGNGAYKFVSWDHKKQIKVVRNDDYKGLDKAKNGGVIFKNYTTLETAYEDLKSGNVDVLRQIGPKDLPVYRSDLGDRAVDKAYSAIQTIAVAFYTDQWKNIDPKVLQGLSMGIDRDTITKTVLQGTREPATGWVAKGVLGYQPNATGDVTKYDPAKAKQLIKDGGGVPGNKISIQFNADGGHKEWVEAVCNSITQSTGVKCTGDSKADFQADTNARDDKQVKSLYRSGWVLDYPVNANFISDLFRTGAAGNQGDFSNKGLDAEIKKADSAASLEDSVAAYQKIEKELVNYMPSIPLWYYKVNAGYSEKVQNVDYAQDGDPILTQIEVKK, encoded by the coding sequence ATGCGTGGTGCCAAGAGCGCCAAGTGGGTCGCGGGAGCGGCCATCATCGCCCTGGCTGCGACTGCCTGTGGTGGCGGCGACGACGATGCCGACAAGGGCAGCAAGACCGCCAAGGGCGCGGTGAACCCGGACGGCATCTTCTCCGTCGAGGTCGGTGAGCCGCAGAACCCGCTGCAGCCGGCCAACACGATGGAGTCGAACGGCAGCATCGTCACCGACGCGATCTTCTCGCAGCTGGTGGACTACGACGCCTCCGGCAAGCTTGAGATGATCAACGCCGAGTCCGTCGACACCAAGGACTCCAAGCTCTGGACGGTCAAGCTCAAGAAGGACTGGAAGTTCCACGACGGCACCCCCGTCACGGCCGAGTCCTACATCAAGGCCTGGAACTGGGCCGCCAACATCAAGAACGACCAGACCAACGCGTCCTGGTTCGGCGACATCAAGGGCTACGCGGACGTCCACCCCGAGGACGCGAAGGCCAAGCCGAAGTCGGACACCATGTCCGGTCTGAAGAAGGTGGACGACTACACGTTCACCATCGAGCTCAACGCCCCGCTGCCGTACTTCTCGTACAAGCTCGGCTACACGGTCTTCTCGCCGCTGCCCGAGTCCTTCTACGCGGACCCGAAGGCCGCCGGTGAGAAGCCGGTCGGCAACGGCGCGTACAAGTTCGTCAGCTGGGACCACAAGAAGCAGATCAAGGTCGTCCGCAACGACGACTACAAGGGTCTCGACAAGGCGAAGAACGGTGGTGTGATCTTCAAGAACTACACCACCCTCGAAACCGCGTACGAGGACCTGAAGTCCGGCAACGTCGACGTGCTCCGCCAGATCGGCCCGAAGGACCTCCCGGTCTACCGGTCCGACCTCGGTGACCGCGCCGTGGACAAGGCGTACTCCGCCATCCAGACGATCGCCGTCGCCTTCTACACCGACCAGTGGAAGAACATCGACCCGAAGGTCCTCCAGGGCCTGTCGATGGGCATCGACCGCGACACGATCACCAAGACCGTGCTCCAGGGCACCCGCGAGCCCGCCACCGGCTGGGTCGCCAAGGGTGTGCTCGGCTACCAGCCGAACGCCACCGGTGACGTCACCAAGTACGACCCCGCCAAGGCCAAGCAGCTCATCAAGGACGGCGGCGGCGTCCCGGGCAACAAGATCTCGATCCAGTTCAACGCCGACGGCGGCCACAAGGAATGGGTCGAGGCGGTCTGCAACAGCATCACGCAGTCGACCGGCGTCAAGTGCACCGGTGACTCGAAGGCCGACTTCCAGGCCGACACCAACGCGCGTGACGACAAGCAGGTCAAGTCCCTGTACCGCTCCGGCTGGGTGCTCGACTACCCGGTGAACGCCAACTTCATCTCGGACCTGTTCCGTACCGGCGCCGCGGGCAACCAGGGCGACTTCTCCAACAAGGGCCTGGACGCGGAGATCAAGAAGGCCGACTCCGCCGCCTCCCTCGAGGACTCCGTCGCCGCTTACCAGAAGATCGAGAAGGAGCTGGTGAACTACATGCCCTCCATCCCGCTCTGGTACTACAAGGTCAACGCCGGCTACTCGGAGAAGGTCCAGAACGTCGACTACGCCCAGGACGGCGACCCGATCCTGACGCAGATCGAAGTCAAGAAGTAA
- a CDS encoding ABC transporter permease, with protein MGRYVARRLLQMIPVFLGTTLLIFLMVYTLPGDPVRGLFGDKGADPATLEAMRHKLGLDQPILVQYWDYMKGMVFHGDFGNQIASGRPVTDVLGDAFPVTLRLAGMAFVIEIILGIGLGMVAGLRAGRLADNVVLILTLLIISIPVFVLAHIVKSVFADQLGLISPNVSNEATWSELLTPAIVLGSLSLAYVARLTRTTMAENLRSDYMRTAVAKGLPKRRIIGVHLMRNSMIPVITFLGTDLGALMGGAVVTESVFNVKGIGGTIVESITRREGTTLVGLVTILVLVYLFMTLIVDLLYAVLDPRIRYA; from the coding sequence ATGGGGCGCTATGTCGCACGACGACTGCTCCAGATGATCCCGGTCTTCCTCGGGACAACGCTGCTGATCTTCCTGATGGTCTACACGCTGCCCGGCGACCCCGTGCGCGGGCTCTTCGGGGACAAGGGTGCCGATCCGGCCACTCTGGAAGCGATGCGGCACAAGCTCGGACTGGACCAGCCGATTCTGGTGCAGTACTGGGACTACATGAAGGGCATGGTCTTTCATGGGGACTTCGGCAACCAGATAGCCAGTGGACGCCCCGTCACCGACGTGCTCGGCGACGCCTTCCCGGTCACCCTGCGACTGGCGGGCATGGCGTTCGTCATCGAGATCATCCTCGGCATCGGCCTGGGCATGGTCGCAGGTCTGCGGGCCGGCCGGCTGGCCGACAACGTGGTGCTGATCCTGACGCTGCTGATCATCTCGATCCCCGTCTTCGTGCTGGCGCACATCGTGAAGTCCGTCTTCGCCGACCAGCTGGGGCTGATCTCGCCCAACGTCTCGAACGAGGCGACCTGGAGCGAGCTACTGACCCCGGCCATCGTGCTCGGCTCGCTCTCCCTCGCGTACGTGGCCCGGCTGACCCGTACGACGATGGCCGAGAACCTGCGGTCCGACTACATGCGTACGGCCGTCGCCAAGGGGCTTCCCAAGCGCCGCATCATCGGTGTGCACCTGATGCGCAACTCGATGATTCCCGTCATCACCTTCCTGGGCACCGACCTGGGCGCCCTGATGGGCGGTGCGGTCGTCACCGAGTCCGTCTTCAACGTCAAGGGCATCGGCGGCACCATCGTCGAGTCGATCACCCGGCGTGAAGGCACCACCCTGGTGGGCCTCGTCACCATCCTGGTGCTCGTCTACCTGTTCATGACCCTGATCGTCGACCTGCTGTACGCGGTCCTGGACCCGAGGATCCGTTATGCCTGA